DNA sequence from the Deltaproteobacteria bacterium genome:
GGGGGATTCTACTTACCTATGAAGACGACACGCACGAGGCAAGAGTGCGGAGGAGGCGAGGTGCCGTGGATGAGGATGTGGTGGATTGGGATTGTGGTGGGAACAGCACTCATTATCGTTGATGGAATAACCGGTCAAAGTCTCGCGTATAAAGCGAAAGAAGTGAAGATTGCGCGACCGATTCCTCGTATAGAAAAAACACAGAAAAAAGCATTGCCACGGGTGACACGGGAGAAACAGCATGAGAGCCGTAGCATTTCTGCTCTCCGAAGTTCCGGTACCAAGTGGTATCGGATTCATGTTCCCCTTCCTGTCGCGAAGCAGAAACCCGTAGCGCAGCGGAAACGCCCAGCTCCTGTTGTGATACGAGAAGTCGTCCATATTCCCCCTCCAGAGCCAGATAAAGATTTCCAGTCGATGTTATTGGCTGACGCTGATAGTGGGCAGTTATTGCTGGCTGAGAACATCGACAGACAATGGCCAACGGCGTCTCTCGCGAAGATGATGGTCGGACTTTTGGCTATGGAGGATATCGAAGGCGAACGATTGTCGCTCCGAACTCCGGTTGCAATTAGCGCGCGTGCAACTCGTGCTCGTGGGAGAACGATTAACCTCCGAGCAGGTGAAGTCTTTCCTTTGGGAGAGCTCCTGAAGGCGATGATAGTAACCTCTGCGAACGATGCGACTGTTGCTGTTGCGGAGCGTCTACGTGGGTCTGTCGAGGCGTGTGTCGCGGCGATGAATAGAAAAGCTCGCTTGTTAGGGATGAGCAGAACCCGCTATCAGACGGTGAATGGCATGCCTTTGCCGGGTGGTGCTGCCGGAGACGTATCCTCTGCCCGGGATTCCGCCGTCCTGGGAATGGAACTCATTCGCTACAATCGCATCTTACGGTGGACATCCGTTGACCAAGTGCCATTTCGTGATGGGGCGGCGATGCTGCCTAATACCAATCATCTTGTTGGTCGAGTTGATGGGGTCAACGGCCTCAAAACTGGTTTTACGGTGAAGGCGAGATATAACCTTGTCGCGACTGCTCAACGTGGAGACAAAAGTCTCATTGTCGTTGTCCTTGGTGGGCGTAATAGCCGGGTGCGATTCGATGCGGCTGAAGAATTCCTTGAATGGGGTTTTACTCACGACGTGCCCCGTGCCGACATTGATGAAAGTTGGGATCACAATAATGACGCCGTTGGCTCCTCGGCATCTGCTCACGCTGGATCTCAGTTTTAGCCTTCCCTGATCTGCGAATTTTTTGCTTCGCCATTCCACTCTTCTTTGCCAGAGGACCTTGCAATTTACTAAAAGATGCATACTTTGCATTGGCCTCAACATAAAAATTACGAACACAGTTAGGTGAAAGGAGAGTACGGGATGGCGAAGAAGCTCGTCTACCTGCATGAGAAGGCACGAGAGGGAATCCTCCAAGGGGCTAACCTGCTAGCCGACGCCGCGCAAGTAACACTTGGTCCACGTGGTCGTAACGTGCTGATACAAAAGAGTTTTGGTGCCCCAGTGGTGACGAAAGACGGGGTAACGGTCGTCAAAGAAATCGAACTGGAAGATAAGTTCCAAAATATGGGCGCGAAGATGATTCGCGAAGTCGCCAGCAAGACTTCAGATATCGCTGGTGACGGAACGACAACGGCAACCGTCTTGTCTCGTGCGATTCTTCGCGAAGGGATTCGTTTACAAACCGCTGGGTTTGACCCCATGGAACTGAAACGTGGGATTGATGCGGCTGTAGAGGAAGTGATTGAAGGCGTCAAAGAACAAAGCCGTTCTGTTCGTGGTAAAGAACAAATTGCCCAAGTTGGAACGATCGCGGCGAATGGTGAGGAAACAATCGGCGAGATTCTTGCCCAAGCAATGGACAAAGTTGGGAAAGAGGGAGTCATTACCATTGAGGAAGGCAAGGCTTTAGAG
Encoded proteins:
- a CDS encoding D-alanyl-D-alanine carboxypeptidase, which encodes MKTTRTRQECGGGEVPWMRMWWIGIVVGTALIIVDGITGQSLAYKAKEVKIARPIPRIEKTQKKALPRVTREKQHESRSISALRSSGTKWYRIHVPLPVAKQKPVAQRKRPAPVVIREVVHIPPPEPDKDFQSMLLADADSGQLLLAENIDRQWPTASLAKMMVGLLAMEDIEGERLSLRTPVAISARATRARGRTINLRAGEVFPLGELLKAMIVTSANDATVAVAERLRGSVEACVAAMNRKARLLGMSRTRYQTVNGMPLPGGAAGDVSSARDSAVLGMELIRYNRILRWTSVDQVPFRDGAAMLPNTNHLVGRVDGVNGLKTGFTVKARYNLVATAQRGDKSLIVVVLGGRNSRVRFDAAEEFLEWGFTHDVPRADIDESWDHNNDAVGSSASAHAGSQF